A portion of the Scleropages formosus chromosome 15, fSclFor1.1, whole genome shotgun sequence genome contains these proteins:
- the syt16 gene encoding synaptotagmin-16 isoform X4, which yields MASDITPEAIGFLSAVGVFVVLLAVIFLFINRKLCFSRVGGLPCLERYSRGRGSRSKGGVHQGLVHSYGEDEDLSTSSDSEDEVAKQFGVSRSRSKGFRLGRAQGGAQGMARQAHGFSRLLSEQDEGSTEPSDCEESTRLSRLSYQDAVTHGDQECCSLGSQDTMEGQELSLCRASEELQGSQSRADGSPEEETALDNQDYQGNNDATDSSSTWTPEEQTAGEALSRTPPSSAHQPISRCGDLIVILDYKAESRKLLLTVVMARNIPDKERSGMDTWQVHVVLLPAKKQRHKTGVQRGSTPHFGETFRFSQLDPADLGSSALRFRLYAVEKMAREHMMGEKVFYLKDLSLMGEMEATIALEPRSDMKATDSQHSLSAMSQSDSASSTQSLSHGGVPELLIGLTYNATTGRLSVELIKGSHFRNLAVNRPPDTYGKLTLLDSAGQEISRCKTSIRRGQPHPVYKETFVFQVALFQLSDVTLLVSIYSRRSMKRKEMVGWVSLGQSSSGQEEQLHWQDMRESQGQQVCRWHVLLES from the exons ATGGCTTCCGATA TAACCCCTGAGGCCATTGGCTTCCTGTCGGCAGTGGGCGTCTTCGTGGTGCTGCTGGCCgtcatcttcctcttcatcaACAGGAAGCTGTGCTTCTCTCGTGTAGGTGGCTTGCCTTGCTTGGAGCGGTACAGCAGGGGAAGGGGCTCTCGAAGCAAGGGTGGGGTCCACCAGGGCTTGG tACACAGCTACGGCGAGGATGAGGATCTGTCCACATCTTCAGACAGCGAGGATGAGGTGGCAAAGCAGTTCGGGGTCTCTCGGTCCCGCTCAAAGGGCTTCCGCTTGGGGCGGGCCCAGGGCGGAGCACAGGGCATGGCCAGACAGGCCCACGGGTTCTCACGCCTGCTCTCTGAACAGGACGAGGGCAGCACAGAACCCTCAGACTGTGAAG AAAGCACAAGACTCAGTAGGCTGAGCTACCAGGATGCTGTGACCCATGGAGACCAAGAATGCTGCTCTCTGGGCTCCCAGGACACAATGGAAGGGCAGGAGCTCAGCCTCTGCAGGGCCTCAGAAGAGCTTCAGGGAAGCCAAAGCAGGGCTGACGGCAGCCCAGAGGAGGAGACAGCTCTGGATAACCAGGACTACCAGGGCAACAACGATGCCACAGACAGCTCTTCTACATGGACTCCCGAG GAGCAGACAGCTGGGGAGGCCCTATCCAGAACCCCACCCTCCAGTGCCCACCAGCCTATTTCCAGATGTGGCGACCTCATTGTCATCCTGGATTACAAAGCAGAATCCAGGAAGTTGCTGCTCACTGTGGTAATGGCCCGAAATATTCCGGACAAGGAGCGCAGTGGTATGGATACCTGGCAGGTACATGTAGTGCTGCTCCCGGCCAAGAAGCAGCGTCACAAGACGGGAGTGCAGCGTGGGTCTACACCCCACTTCGGCGAGACCTTCCGCTTCTCCCAGCTGGACCCTGCAGATCTGGGCAGCTCTGCCTTGCGCTTCCGCCTCTATGCTGTGGAGAAAATGGCTCGTGAGCATATGATGGGTGAGAAGGTATTCTACTTAAAGGATCTGAGCCTGATGGGAGAGATGGAGGCCACAATAGCACTGGAGCCTCGCAGTGACATGAAG GCTACAGACTCCCAGCACAGCCTGTCTGCCATGTCCCAGAGTGACAGTGCCTCATCCACCCAGTCACTATCCCACGGTGGGGTGCCTGAGCTACTGATCGGACTGACCTACAATGCAACAACTGGGCGCCTCTCTGTGGAGCTCATCAAGGGCAGCCACTTCCGCAACCTGGCGGTCAACAGGCCACCAG ACACCTATGGCAAGCTGACACTGCTGGACTCAGCAGGCCAGGAGATCTCACGCTGCAAGACATCCATCCGGCGTGGTCAGCCTCACCCTGTCTACAAAGAGACATTTGTCTTCCAGGTGGCGCTCTTTCAGCTGTCTGATGTCACTCTGCTGGTGTCCATCTACAGCCGGCGCAGCATGAAGCGCAAGGAGATGGTGGGCTGGGTGTCGTTGGGCCAGAGCAGCAGCGgccaggaggagcagctgcacTGGCAGGACATGAGGGAGTCCCAGGGGCAGCAGGTCTGCCGCTGGCATGTCCTGCTGGAGTCCTAG
- the syt16 gene encoding synaptotagmin-16 isoform X6 — translation MVTPEAIGFLSAVGVFVVLLAVIFLFINRKLCFSRVGGLPCLERYSRGRGSRSKGGVHQGLVHSYGEDEDLSTSSDSEDEVAKQFGVSRSRSKGFRLGRAQGGAQGMARQAHGFSRLLSEQDEGSTEPSDCEESTRLSRLSYQDAVTHGDQECCSLGSQDTMEGQELSLCRASEELQGSQSRADGSPEEETALDNQDYQGNNDATDSSSTWTPEEQTAGEALSRTPPSSAHQPISRCGDLIVILDYKAESRKLLLTVVMARNIPDKERSGMDTWQVHVVLLPAKKQRHKTGVQRGSTPHFGETFRFSQLDPADLGSSALRFRLYAVEKMAREHMMGEKVFYLKDLSLMGEMEATIALEPRSDMKATDSQHSLSAMSQSDSASSTQSLSHGGVPELLIGLTYNATTGRLSVELIKGSHFRNLAVNRPPDTYGKLTLLDSAGQEISRCKTSIRRGQPHPVYKETFVFQVALFQLSDVTLLVSIYSRRSMKRKEMVGWVSLGQSSSGQEEQLHWQDMRESQGQQVCRWHVLLES, via the exons ATGG TAACCCCTGAGGCCATTGGCTTCCTGTCGGCAGTGGGCGTCTTCGTGGTGCTGCTGGCCgtcatcttcctcttcatcaACAGGAAGCTGTGCTTCTCTCGTGTAGGTGGCTTGCCTTGCTTGGAGCGGTACAGCAGGGGAAGGGGCTCTCGAAGCAAGGGTGGGGTCCACCAGGGCTTGG tACACAGCTACGGCGAGGATGAGGATCTGTCCACATCTTCAGACAGCGAGGATGAGGTGGCAAAGCAGTTCGGGGTCTCTCGGTCCCGCTCAAAGGGCTTCCGCTTGGGGCGGGCCCAGGGCGGAGCACAGGGCATGGCCAGACAGGCCCACGGGTTCTCACGCCTGCTCTCTGAACAGGACGAGGGCAGCACAGAACCCTCAGACTGTGAAG AAAGCACAAGACTCAGTAGGCTGAGCTACCAGGATGCTGTGACCCATGGAGACCAAGAATGCTGCTCTCTGGGCTCCCAGGACACAATGGAAGGGCAGGAGCTCAGCCTCTGCAGGGCCTCAGAAGAGCTTCAGGGAAGCCAAAGCAGGGCTGACGGCAGCCCAGAGGAGGAGACAGCTCTGGATAACCAGGACTACCAGGGCAACAACGATGCCACAGACAGCTCTTCTACATGGACTCCCGAG GAGCAGACAGCTGGGGAGGCCCTATCCAGAACCCCACCCTCCAGTGCCCACCAGCCTATTTCCAGATGTGGCGACCTCATTGTCATCCTGGATTACAAAGCAGAATCCAGGAAGTTGCTGCTCACTGTGGTAATGGCCCGAAATATTCCGGACAAGGAGCGCAGTGGTATGGATACCTGGCAGGTACATGTAGTGCTGCTCCCGGCCAAGAAGCAGCGTCACAAGACGGGAGTGCAGCGTGGGTCTACACCCCACTTCGGCGAGACCTTCCGCTTCTCCCAGCTGGACCCTGCAGATCTGGGCAGCTCTGCCTTGCGCTTCCGCCTCTATGCTGTGGAGAAAATGGCTCGTGAGCATATGATGGGTGAGAAGGTATTCTACTTAAAGGATCTGAGCCTGATGGGAGAGATGGAGGCCACAATAGCACTGGAGCCTCGCAGTGACATGAAG GCTACAGACTCCCAGCACAGCCTGTCTGCCATGTCCCAGAGTGACAGTGCCTCATCCACCCAGTCACTATCCCACGGTGGGGTGCCTGAGCTACTGATCGGACTGACCTACAATGCAACAACTGGGCGCCTCTCTGTGGAGCTCATCAAGGGCAGCCACTTCCGCAACCTGGCGGTCAACAGGCCACCAG ACACCTATGGCAAGCTGACACTGCTGGACTCAGCAGGCCAGGAGATCTCACGCTGCAAGACATCCATCCGGCGTGGTCAGCCTCACCCTGTCTACAAAGAGACATTTGTCTTCCAGGTGGCGCTCTTTCAGCTGTCTGATGTCACTCTGCTGGTGTCCATCTACAGCCGGCGCAGCATGAAGCGCAAGGAGATGGTGGGCTGGGTGTCGTTGGGCCAGAGCAGCAGCGgccaggaggagcagctgcacTGGCAGGACATGAGGGAGTCCCAGGGGCAGCAGGTCTGCCGCTGGCATGTCCTGCTGGAGTCCTAG
- the syt16 gene encoding synaptotagmin-16 isoform X5, protein MSALRETEGSDPGTALATWFSQVSEAISSAFLSLGSGPGSPSKAGQESSVSTEQEVAHPAHPEVGSTGSEVHPDLTSVNTQERLEAIRARLVQLGLTEEQIDERLSTIPEENEELQSELLGLEESRLSPQPSHYSESTRLSRLSYQDAVTHGDQECCSLGSQDTMEGQELSLCRASEELQGSQSRADGSPEEETALDNQDYQGNNDATDSSSTWTPEEQTAGEALSRTPPSSAHQPISRCGDLIVILDYKAESRKLLLTVVMARNIPDKERSGMDTWQVHVVLLPAKKQRHKTGVQRGSTPHFGETFRFSQLDPADLGSSALRFRLYAVEKMAREHMMGEKVFYLKDLSLMGEMEATIALEPRSDMKATDSQHSLSAMSQSDSASSTQSLSHGGVPELLIGLTYNATTGRLSVELIKGSHFRNLAVNRPPDTYGKLTLLDSAGQEISRCKTSIRRGQPHPVYKETFVFQVALFQLSDVTLLVSIYSRRSMKRKEMVGWVSLGQSSSGQEEQLHWQDMRESQGQQVCRWHVLLES, encoded by the exons ATGTCAGCCTTGCGGGAGACAGAAGGCAGCGATCCGGGCACAGCACTGGCTACCTGGTTCTCTCAGGTCTCGGAGGCCATTTCCTCCGCCTTCCTCAGCCTGGGCTCTGGGCCTGGAAGCCCAAGCAAGGCTGGCCAGGAGTCCTCAGTGAGTACTGAGCAGGAGGTTGCCCATCCTGCTCATCCAGAGGTGGGCTCCACAGGCAGTGAGGTCCATCCAGATTTGACCTCCGTGAACACACAAGAGAGGCTAGAAGCCATCCGCGCACGGCTTGTCCAGCTGGGCTTGACAGAAGAGCAAATAGATGAACGCTTGTCCACCATCCCTGAAGAAAATGAGGAACTGCAGAGCGAGCTCCTTGGCTTGGAAGAGAGCAGACTCAGCCCGCAGCCCTCACACTATTCTG AAAGCACAAGACTCAGTAGGCTGAGCTACCAGGATGCTGTGACCCATGGAGACCAAGAATGCTGCTCTCTGGGCTCCCAGGACACAATGGAAGGGCAGGAGCTCAGCCTCTGCAGGGCCTCAGAAGAGCTTCAGGGAAGCCAAAGCAGGGCTGACGGCAGCCCAGAGGAGGAGACAGCTCTGGATAACCAGGACTACCAGGGCAACAACGATGCCACAGACAGCTCTTCTACATGGACTCCCGAG GAGCAGACAGCTGGGGAGGCCCTATCCAGAACCCCACCCTCCAGTGCCCACCAGCCTATTTCCAGATGTGGCGACCTCATTGTCATCCTGGATTACAAAGCAGAATCCAGGAAGTTGCTGCTCACTGTGGTAATGGCCCGAAATATTCCGGACAAGGAGCGCAGTGGTATGGATACCTGGCAGGTACATGTAGTGCTGCTCCCGGCCAAGAAGCAGCGTCACAAGACGGGAGTGCAGCGTGGGTCTACACCCCACTTCGGCGAGACCTTCCGCTTCTCCCAGCTGGACCCTGCAGATCTGGGCAGCTCTGCCTTGCGCTTCCGCCTCTATGCTGTGGAGAAAATGGCTCGTGAGCATATGATGGGTGAGAAGGTATTCTACTTAAAGGATCTGAGCCTGATGGGAGAGATGGAGGCCACAATAGCACTGGAGCCTCGCAGTGACATGAAG GCTACAGACTCCCAGCACAGCCTGTCTGCCATGTCCCAGAGTGACAGTGCCTCATCCACCCAGTCACTATCCCACGGTGGGGTGCCTGAGCTACTGATCGGACTGACCTACAATGCAACAACTGGGCGCCTCTCTGTGGAGCTCATCAAGGGCAGCCACTTCCGCAACCTGGCGGTCAACAGGCCACCAG ACACCTATGGCAAGCTGACACTGCTGGACTCAGCAGGCCAGGAGATCTCACGCTGCAAGACATCCATCCGGCGTGGTCAGCCTCACCCTGTCTACAAAGAGACATTTGTCTTCCAGGTGGCGCTCTTTCAGCTGTCTGATGTCACTCTGCTGGTGTCCATCTACAGCCGGCGCAGCATGAAGCGCAAGGAGATGGTGGGCTGGGTGTCGTTGGGCCAGAGCAGCAGCGgccaggaggagcagctgcacTGGCAGGACATGAGGGAGTCCCAGGGGCAGCAGGTCTGCCGCTGGCATGTCCTGCTGGAGTCCTAG
- the syt16 gene encoding synaptotagmin-16 isoform X3 gives MSALRETEGSDPGTALATWFSQVSEAISSAFLSLGSGPGSPSKAGQESSVSTEQEVAHPAHPEVGSTGSEVHPDLTSVNTQERLEAIRARLVQLGLTEEQIDERLSTIPEENEELQSELLGLEESRLSPQPSHYSVHSYGEDEDLSTSSDSEDEVAKQFGVSRSRSKGFRLGRAQGGAQGMARQAHGFSRLLSEQDEGSTEPSDCEESTRLSRLSYQDAVTHGDQECCSLGSQDTMEGQELSLCRASEELQGSQSRADGSPEEETALDNQDYQGNNDATDSSSTWTPETAGEALSRTPPSSAHQPISRCGDLIVILDYKAESRKLLLTVVMARNIPDKERSGMDTWQVHVVLLPAKKQRHKTGVQRGSTPHFGETFRFSQLDPADLGSSALRFRLYAVEKMAREHMMGEKVFYLKDLSLMGEMEATIALEPRSDMKATDSQHSLSAMSQSDSASSTQSLSHGGVPELLIGLTYNATTGRLSVELIKGSHFRNLAVNRPPDTYGKLTLLDSAGQEISRCKTSIRRGQPHPVYKETFVFQVALFQLSDVTLLVSIYSRRSMKRKEMVGWVSLGQSSSGQEEQLHWQDMRESQGQQVCRWHVLLES, from the exons ATGTCAGCCTTGCGGGAGACAGAAGGCAGCGATCCGGGCACAGCACTGGCTACCTGGTTCTCTCAGGTCTCGGAGGCCATTTCCTCCGCCTTCCTCAGCCTGGGCTCTGGGCCTGGAAGCCCAAGCAAGGCTGGCCAGGAGTCCTCAGTGAGTACTGAGCAGGAGGTTGCCCATCCTGCTCATCCAGAGGTGGGCTCCACAGGCAGTGAGGTCCATCCAGATTTGACCTCCGTGAACACACAAGAGAGGCTAGAAGCCATCCGCGCACGGCTTGTCCAGCTGGGCTTGACAGAAGAGCAAATAGATGAACGCTTGTCCACCATCCCTGAAGAAAATGAGGAACTGCAGAGCGAGCTCCTTGGCTTGGAAGAGAGCAGACTCAGCCCGCAGCCCTCACACTATTCTG tACACAGCTACGGCGAGGATGAGGATCTGTCCACATCTTCAGACAGCGAGGATGAGGTGGCAAAGCAGTTCGGGGTCTCTCGGTCCCGCTCAAAGGGCTTCCGCTTGGGGCGGGCCCAGGGCGGAGCACAGGGCATGGCCAGACAGGCCCACGGGTTCTCACGCCTGCTCTCTGAACAGGACGAGGGCAGCACAGAACCCTCAGACTGTGAAG AAAGCACAAGACTCAGTAGGCTGAGCTACCAGGATGCTGTGACCCATGGAGACCAAGAATGCTGCTCTCTGGGCTCCCAGGACACAATGGAAGGGCAGGAGCTCAGCCTCTGCAGGGCCTCAGAAGAGCTTCAGGGAAGCCAAAGCAGGGCTGACGGCAGCCCAGAGGAGGAGACAGCTCTGGATAACCAGGACTACCAGGGCAACAACGATGCCACAGACAGCTCTTCTACATGGACTCCCGAG ACAGCTGGGGAGGCCCTATCCAGAACCCCACCCTCCAGTGCCCACCAGCCTATTTCCAGATGTGGCGACCTCATTGTCATCCTGGATTACAAAGCAGAATCCAGGAAGTTGCTGCTCACTGTGGTAATGGCCCGAAATATTCCGGACAAGGAGCGCAGTGGTATGGATACCTGGCAGGTACATGTAGTGCTGCTCCCGGCCAAGAAGCAGCGTCACAAGACGGGAGTGCAGCGTGGGTCTACACCCCACTTCGGCGAGACCTTCCGCTTCTCCCAGCTGGACCCTGCAGATCTGGGCAGCTCTGCCTTGCGCTTCCGCCTCTATGCTGTGGAGAAAATGGCTCGTGAGCATATGATGGGTGAGAAGGTATTCTACTTAAAGGATCTGAGCCTGATGGGAGAGATGGAGGCCACAATAGCACTGGAGCCTCGCAGTGACATGAAG GCTACAGACTCCCAGCACAGCCTGTCTGCCATGTCCCAGAGTGACAGTGCCTCATCCACCCAGTCACTATCCCACGGTGGGGTGCCTGAGCTACTGATCGGACTGACCTACAATGCAACAACTGGGCGCCTCTCTGTGGAGCTCATCAAGGGCAGCCACTTCCGCAACCTGGCGGTCAACAGGCCACCAG ACACCTATGGCAAGCTGACACTGCTGGACTCAGCAGGCCAGGAGATCTCACGCTGCAAGACATCCATCCGGCGTGGTCAGCCTCACCCTGTCTACAAAGAGACATTTGTCTTCCAGGTGGCGCTCTTTCAGCTGTCTGATGTCACTCTGCTGGTGTCCATCTACAGCCGGCGCAGCATGAAGCGCAAGGAGATGGTGGGCTGGGTGTCGTTGGGCCAGAGCAGCAGCGgccaggaggagcagctgcacTGGCAGGACATGAGGGAGTCCCAGGGGCAGCAGGTCTGCCGCTGGCATGTCCTGCTGGAGTCCTAG
- the syt16 gene encoding synaptotagmin-16 isoform X1 has product MSALRETEGSDPGTALATWFSQVSEAISSAFLSLGSGPGSPSKAGQESSVSTEQEVAHPAHPEVGSTGSEVHPDLTSVNTQERLEAIRARLVQLGLTEEQIDERLSTIPEENEELQSELLGLEESRLSPQPSHYSVHSYGEDEDLSTSSDSEDEVAKQFGVSRSRSKGFRLGRAQGGAQGMARQAHGFSRLLSEQDEGSTEPSDCEESTRLSRLSYQDAVTHGDQECCSLGSQDTMEGQELSLCRASEELQGSQSRADGSPEEETALDNQDYQGNNDATDSSSTWTPEEQTAGEALSRTPPSSAHQPISRCGDLIVILDYKAESRKLLLTVVMARNIPDKERSGMDTWQVHVVLLPAKKQRHKTGVQRGSTPHFGETFRFSQLDPADLGSSALRFRLYAVEKMAREHMMGEKVFYLKDLSLMGEMEATIALEPRSDMKATDSQHSLSAMSQSDSASSTQSLSHGGVPELLIGLTYNATTGRLSVELIKGSHFRNLAVNRPPDTYGKLTLLDSAGQEISRCKTSIRRGQPHPVYKETFVFQVALFQLSDVTLLVSIYSRRSMKRKEMVGWVSLGQSSSGQEEQLHWQDMRESQGQQVCRWHVLLES; this is encoded by the exons ATGTCAGCCTTGCGGGAGACAGAAGGCAGCGATCCGGGCACAGCACTGGCTACCTGGTTCTCTCAGGTCTCGGAGGCCATTTCCTCCGCCTTCCTCAGCCTGGGCTCTGGGCCTGGAAGCCCAAGCAAGGCTGGCCAGGAGTCCTCAGTGAGTACTGAGCAGGAGGTTGCCCATCCTGCTCATCCAGAGGTGGGCTCCACAGGCAGTGAGGTCCATCCAGATTTGACCTCCGTGAACACACAAGAGAGGCTAGAAGCCATCCGCGCACGGCTTGTCCAGCTGGGCTTGACAGAAGAGCAAATAGATGAACGCTTGTCCACCATCCCTGAAGAAAATGAGGAACTGCAGAGCGAGCTCCTTGGCTTGGAAGAGAGCAGACTCAGCCCGCAGCCCTCACACTATTCTG tACACAGCTACGGCGAGGATGAGGATCTGTCCACATCTTCAGACAGCGAGGATGAGGTGGCAAAGCAGTTCGGGGTCTCTCGGTCCCGCTCAAAGGGCTTCCGCTTGGGGCGGGCCCAGGGCGGAGCACAGGGCATGGCCAGACAGGCCCACGGGTTCTCACGCCTGCTCTCTGAACAGGACGAGGGCAGCACAGAACCCTCAGACTGTGAAG AAAGCACAAGACTCAGTAGGCTGAGCTACCAGGATGCTGTGACCCATGGAGACCAAGAATGCTGCTCTCTGGGCTCCCAGGACACAATGGAAGGGCAGGAGCTCAGCCTCTGCAGGGCCTCAGAAGAGCTTCAGGGAAGCCAAAGCAGGGCTGACGGCAGCCCAGAGGAGGAGACAGCTCTGGATAACCAGGACTACCAGGGCAACAACGATGCCACAGACAGCTCTTCTACATGGACTCCCGAG GAGCAGACAGCTGGGGAGGCCCTATCCAGAACCCCACCCTCCAGTGCCCACCAGCCTATTTCCAGATGTGGCGACCTCATTGTCATCCTGGATTACAAAGCAGAATCCAGGAAGTTGCTGCTCACTGTGGTAATGGCCCGAAATATTCCGGACAAGGAGCGCAGTGGTATGGATACCTGGCAGGTACATGTAGTGCTGCTCCCGGCCAAGAAGCAGCGTCACAAGACGGGAGTGCAGCGTGGGTCTACACCCCACTTCGGCGAGACCTTCCGCTTCTCCCAGCTGGACCCTGCAGATCTGGGCAGCTCTGCCTTGCGCTTCCGCCTCTATGCTGTGGAGAAAATGGCTCGTGAGCATATGATGGGTGAGAAGGTATTCTACTTAAAGGATCTGAGCCTGATGGGAGAGATGGAGGCCACAATAGCACTGGAGCCTCGCAGTGACATGAAG GCTACAGACTCCCAGCACAGCCTGTCTGCCATGTCCCAGAGTGACAGTGCCTCATCCACCCAGTCACTATCCCACGGTGGGGTGCCTGAGCTACTGATCGGACTGACCTACAATGCAACAACTGGGCGCCTCTCTGTGGAGCTCATCAAGGGCAGCCACTTCCGCAACCTGGCGGTCAACAGGCCACCAG ACACCTATGGCAAGCTGACACTGCTGGACTCAGCAGGCCAGGAGATCTCACGCTGCAAGACATCCATCCGGCGTGGTCAGCCTCACCCTGTCTACAAAGAGACATTTGTCTTCCAGGTGGCGCTCTTTCAGCTGTCTGATGTCACTCTGCTGGTGTCCATCTACAGCCGGCGCAGCATGAAGCGCAAGGAGATGGTGGGCTGGGTGTCGTTGGGCCAGAGCAGCAGCGgccaggaggagcagctgcacTGGCAGGACATGAGGGAGTCCCAGGGGCAGCAGGTCTGCCGCTGGCATGTCCTGCTGGAGTCCTAG
- the syt16 gene encoding synaptotagmin-16 isoform X2 produces MSALRETEGSDPGTALATWFSQVSEAISSAFLSLGSGPGSPSKAGQESSVSTEQEVAHPAHPEVGSTGSEVHPDLTSVNTQERLEAIRARLVQLGLTEEQIDERLSTIPEENEELQSELLGLEESRLSPQPSHYSVHSYGEDEDLSTSSDSEDEVAKQFGVSRSRSKGFRLGRAQGGAQGMARQAHGFSRLLSEQDEGSTEPSDCEESTRLSRLSYQDAVTHGDQECCSLGSQDTMEGQELSLCRASEELQGSQSRADGSPEEETALDNQDYQGNNDATDSSSTWTPEQTAGEALSRTPPSSAHQPISRCGDLIVILDYKAESRKLLLTVVMARNIPDKERSGMDTWQVHVVLLPAKKQRHKTGVQRGSTPHFGETFRFSQLDPADLGSSALRFRLYAVEKMAREHMMGEKVFYLKDLSLMGEMEATIALEPRSDMKATDSQHSLSAMSQSDSASSTQSLSHGGVPELLIGLTYNATTGRLSVELIKGSHFRNLAVNRPPDTYGKLTLLDSAGQEISRCKTSIRRGQPHPVYKETFVFQVALFQLSDVTLLVSIYSRRSMKRKEMVGWVSLGQSSSGQEEQLHWQDMRESQGQQVCRWHVLLES; encoded by the exons ATGTCAGCCTTGCGGGAGACAGAAGGCAGCGATCCGGGCACAGCACTGGCTACCTGGTTCTCTCAGGTCTCGGAGGCCATTTCCTCCGCCTTCCTCAGCCTGGGCTCTGGGCCTGGAAGCCCAAGCAAGGCTGGCCAGGAGTCCTCAGTGAGTACTGAGCAGGAGGTTGCCCATCCTGCTCATCCAGAGGTGGGCTCCACAGGCAGTGAGGTCCATCCAGATTTGACCTCCGTGAACACACAAGAGAGGCTAGAAGCCATCCGCGCACGGCTTGTCCAGCTGGGCTTGACAGAAGAGCAAATAGATGAACGCTTGTCCACCATCCCTGAAGAAAATGAGGAACTGCAGAGCGAGCTCCTTGGCTTGGAAGAGAGCAGACTCAGCCCGCAGCCCTCACACTATTCTG tACACAGCTACGGCGAGGATGAGGATCTGTCCACATCTTCAGACAGCGAGGATGAGGTGGCAAAGCAGTTCGGGGTCTCTCGGTCCCGCTCAAAGGGCTTCCGCTTGGGGCGGGCCCAGGGCGGAGCACAGGGCATGGCCAGACAGGCCCACGGGTTCTCACGCCTGCTCTCTGAACAGGACGAGGGCAGCACAGAACCCTCAGACTGTGAAG AAAGCACAAGACTCAGTAGGCTGAGCTACCAGGATGCTGTGACCCATGGAGACCAAGAATGCTGCTCTCTGGGCTCCCAGGACACAATGGAAGGGCAGGAGCTCAGCCTCTGCAGGGCCTCAGAAGAGCTTCAGGGAAGCCAAAGCAGGGCTGACGGCAGCCCAGAGGAGGAGACAGCTCTGGATAACCAGGACTACCAGGGCAACAACGATGCCACAGACAGCTCTTCTACATGGACTCCCGAG CAGACAGCTGGGGAGGCCCTATCCAGAACCCCACCCTCCAGTGCCCACCAGCCTATTTCCAGATGTGGCGACCTCATTGTCATCCTGGATTACAAAGCAGAATCCAGGAAGTTGCTGCTCACTGTGGTAATGGCCCGAAATATTCCGGACAAGGAGCGCAGTGGTATGGATACCTGGCAGGTACATGTAGTGCTGCTCCCGGCCAAGAAGCAGCGTCACAAGACGGGAGTGCAGCGTGGGTCTACACCCCACTTCGGCGAGACCTTCCGCTTCTCCCAGCTGGACCCTGCAGATCTGGGCAGCTCTGCCTTGCGCTTCCGCCTCTATGCTGTGGAGAAAATGGCTCGTGAGCATATGATGGGTGAGAAGGTATTCTACTTAAAGGATCTGAGCCTGATGGGAGAGATGGAGGCCACAATAGCACTGGAGCCTCGCAGTGACATGAAG GCTACAGACTCCCAGCACAGCCTGTCTGCCATGTCCCAGAGTGACAGTGCCTCATCCACCCAGTCACTATCCCACGGTGGGGTGCCTGAGCTACTGATCGGACTGACCTACAATGCAACAACTGGGCGCCTCTCTGTGGAGCTCATCAAGGGCAGCCACTTCCGCAACCTGGCGGTCAACAGGCCACCAG ACACCTATGGCAAGCTGACACTGCTGGACTCAGCAGGCCAGGAGATCTCACGCTGCAAGACATCCATCCGGCGTGGTCAGCCTCACCCTGTCTACAAAGAGACATTTGTCTTCCAGGTGGCGCTCTTTCAGCTGTCTGATGTCACTCTGCTGGTGTCCATCTACAGCCGGCGCAGCATGAAGCGCAAGGAGATGGTGGGCTGGGTGTCGTTGGGCCAGAGCAGCAGCGgccaggaggagcagctgcacTGGCAGGACATGAGGGAGTCCCAGGGGCAGCAGGTCTGCCGCTGGCATGTCCTGCTGGAGTCCTAG